The following proteins are encoded in a genomic region of Pseudodesulfovibrio mercurii:
- a CDS encoding DUF1007 family protein has product MRTIIILLLASLCCPALAPDRAEAHPHVYVDVSLTFRLDDAGLSGVHQSWLFDEMFTRAILSDLGLDAASLATPQGQAAVRDGAFQYLSNYHYFTLVEAGGERLPVRVEHFRAGLKGNRFVYDFDVPLDLPVDRLADFRMAVFDRDYYTDMIYAENGVRFDVQGGIAVSHAMRPARDQTYWRYIVPDAVHLSVSAIPGASPAVAEGETDEPGLLARFMGLVRSAQKALTARLDAFGVQLADDPWGPALWMFLGLSFVYGVVHAVGPGHGKAVVCSWFLSRPGSLMTGALMGNAITFVHMGSAVLAVGAAYLVFSTGMGGFAAASRAIQPAGYGLLALMGLFLLVKAVFDLRRGGLLAADACARAEPEGENLRSILAVSFVTGLIPCPGAAVILAFAIGLNILWTGLAALVVMALGMGLTTTLFAWFAVSARKAALTLSGRNRRLFNVLHAGLSLCGAAAICLLGTVLLVGSLTV; this is encoded by the coding sequence ATGCGCACGATCATCATCCTTCTCCTGGCGAGCCTGTGTTGTCCGGCCCTGGCCCCGGACCGGGCCGAAGCCCACCCGCACGTCTACGTGGACGTGTCCCTGACCTTCCGCCTGGACGACGCCGGGCTGTCGGGCGTGCACCAGAGCTGGCTCTTCGACGAGATGTTCACCCGGGCCATCCTGAGCGACCTGGGCCTGGACGCGGCCTCCCTGGCCACGCCCCAGGGCCAGGCGGCCGTGCGCGACGGGGCCTTCCAGTACCTGTCCAACTACCACTATTTCACCCTGGTCGAGGCCGGGGGCGAGCGGCTGCCGGTCCGGGTGGAGCACTTCCGGGCCGGGCTGAAGGGCAACCGCTTCGTCTACGACTTCGACGTGCCCCTCGACCTGCCCGTGGACCGGCTGGCCGACTTCCGCATGGCCGTGTTCGACAGGGACTATTATACGGACATGATCTACGCCGAGAACGGCGTGCGCTTCGACGTCCAGGGCGGCATCGCGGTCAGCCACGCCATGCGCCCGGCCAGGGACCAGACCTACTGGCGCTATATCGTGCCCGACGCCGTGCACCTGTCCGTGAGCGCGATCCCCGGCGCGTCCCCCGCCGTGGCGGAAGGGGAAACGGACGAGCCCGGCCTCCTCGCCCGGTTTATGGGCTTGGTCCGGTCCGCCCAGAAGGCGCTGACCGCGCGGCTCGACGCCTTCGGAGTCCAACTTGCGGACGACCCGTGGGGCCCGGCCCTGTGGATGTTCCTGGGGCTGTCCTTCGTCTACGGGGTGGTCCACGCCGTGGGGCCGGGGCACGGCAAGGCCGTGGTCTGCTCCTGGTTCCTGAGCCGCCCCGGATCGCTCATGACCGGCGCGCTCATGGGCAACGCCATCACCTTCGTGCATATGGGCTCGGCCGTGCTGGCCGTGGGCGCGGCCTATCTCGTGTTCTCCACGGGCATGGGCGGGTTCGCGGCCGCCAGCCGGGCCATCCAGCCCGCCGGGTACGGGCTCCTCGCCCTCATGGGGCTGTTCCTCCTGGTCAAGGCCGTGTTCGACCTGCGCCGGGGCGGGCTCCTCGCGGCCGACGCCTGCGCCCGCGCCGAACCCGAGGGCGAAAACCTGCGCTCCATCCTGGCCGTGTCCTTCGTCACCGGGCTGATCCCCTGTCCGGGCGCGGCCGTCATCCTGGCCTTCGCCATCGGCCTGAACATCCTCTGGACCGGCCTGGCCGCCCTGGTGGTCATGGCCCTGGGCATGGGGCTGACCACCACCCTGTTCGCCTGGTTCGCGGTCTCGGCCCGCAAGGCCGCCCTGACCCTGTCCGGCCGCAACCGCCGCCTGTTCAACGTCCTTCACGCCGGACTGTCCCTGTGCGGGGCCGCCGCCATCTGCCTGCTCGGCACGGTCCTGCTCGTCGGCTCCCTGACCGTCTGA
- a CDS encoding substrate-binding periplasmic protein translates to MFRDSARISHQPPLLLCFLWFLLALPVPAQAQALRLRIATLELGACGHLEKGRPVGFCYELGEILARAAGMEPVNHLVPLARGLDEIASGAADMIIMPPEADIADLAEDIGRVKPVTMVAWARVETPLRDVRDLGGKTVAVIRGSRHELDQAKKFKFIPFPCKNHELGFKMLMAGRVDAVLGPLQGLTAEAGRLGLRRRFLGEPLVLGRDDMRVYASRRLPEDVRGRLKAALDRLIEDGSVARLRDKYPL, encoded by the coding sequence ATGTTCCGCGATTCGGCACGTATCTCCCATCAACCGCCCCTGCTGCTCTGTTTCCTGTGGTTCCTGCTGGCCCTCCCGGTCCCGGCCCAGGCCCAGGCCCTGCGGCTGCGCATCGCGACCCTGGAGCTGGGCGCGTGCGGGCACCTGGAAAAGGGTCGCCCGGTCGGGTTCTGTTACGAACTCGGCGAGATCCTGGCCCGTGCGGCGGGCATGGAGCCGGTCAACCATCTCGTGCCCCTGGCCAGGGGGCTGGACGAGATCGCCTCGGGCGCGGCGGACATGATCATCATGCCGCCGGAAGCGGACATCGCCGACCTGGCCGAGGACATCGGCCGGGTCAAGCCCGTGACCATGGTGGCCTGGGCGCGGGTGGAGACCCCCCTGCGCGACGTCCGCGACCTGGGCGGCAAGACCGTGGCCGTGATCCGGGGCTCGCGGCACGAGCTGGACCAGGCCAAAAAGTTCAAGTTCATCCCCTTCCCGTGCAAGAACCACGAGCTCGGCTTCAAGATGCTCATGGCCGGGCGCGTGGACGCCGTGCTCGGCCCGCTCCAGGGGCTGACCGCCGAGGCCGGGCGGCTGGGCCTGCGCCGCCGCTTCCTGGGAGAGCCGCTGGTCCTGGGACGGGACGACATGCGCGTCTATGCGTCCAGGCGGCTGCCCGAGGACGTGCGCGGCCGCCTGAAGGCGGCCCTGGACCGGCTCATCGAGGACGGGAGCGTGGCCCGGCTGCGGGACAAGTACCCCCTATAA
- a CDS encoding sensor histidine kinase: MRADNPKRKRPLLTSRSISRDLTFSLVVIVMIIATALGGFIYWQQSQEMWATAEKKGEDTISSVAEILAVPIWNLDYDNARLIGSVYTHDDMVQGIRIYGSRNEVVFAHEKFSGTPADFSQVRPIVFEGRTIGRAEIDFTLEREKKRLDEQMFVSIIIIVVSISVILAITGLLLRVFLNKPLMVLQSGIARVAKGDFSYDFGEVYHAELLEIAKRFRRMSIEIEGRENKLQTMNKTLQEAEEKYRSIFENAIEGIFQATPDGVLRRANPAMARIFGYDSLDEFLSNVRSLSSRIMVNPDHMQGFFDRVRDQGEVKRFEAEYYRRDGKTIWGSLNARAIHDERGNFVFVDGILEDITDRKKAEQDLADLNRHLEQLVRERTEDLVNKARELEEANQRLRELDEMKSAFLSSVSHELRTPLTSILGFAKLLNKEFTRNFLPLVSPEGALARKGKRIRENLAIISHEGERLTRLINDVLDLNKIESGSMGWRDEELDMNEVIEVAASSVSGMFAQTTLELRTEIQPGLPHIVADRDRMQQVLINLLNNASKFTEKGSVTLRAFPRFSQLRVEVVDTGTGIHPEDQSQIFEKFHQTHTDDTMVNKPKGTGLGLTICREIIEHYGGRIWVESEVGVGSTFIFTLPAMQ, translated from the coding sequence ATGCGAGCAGACAACCCCAAGAGAAAACGGCCTCTCCTGACCAGCAGGTCCATCTCGCGGGACCTGACCTTCAGCCTGGTGGTCATCGTCATGATCATCGCCACGGCCCTCGGCGGGTTCATCTACTGGCAGCAGTCCCAGGAGATGTGGGCCACGGCCGAGAAAAAGGGCGAGGACACCATCTCCTCGGTGGCCGAAATCCTGGCCGTGCCCATCTGGAACCTGGACTACGACAACGCCCGGCTCATCGGCTCGGTCTACACCCACGACGACATGGTCCAGGGCATCCGCATCTACGGCTCGCGCAACGAGGTGGTCTTCGCCCACGAGAAGTTCTCGGGCACGCCCGCGGACTTCAGCCAGGTCCGGCCCATCGTCTTCGAGGGCCGCACCATCGGCCGGGCCGAGATCGACTTCACCCTGGAGCGCGAGAAGAAGCGCCTGGACGAACAGATGTTCGTCTCGATCATCATCATCGTGGTCTCCATCTCCGTCATCCTGGCCATCACCGGCCTGCTCCTGCGCGTCTTCCTGAACAAGCCGCTCATGGTCCTCCAGTCCGGCATCGCCCGCGTGGCCAAAGGCGACTTCTCCTACGACTTCGGCGAGGTCTACCACGCGGAACTGCTGGAGATCGCCAAGCGATTCCGGCGCATGTCCATCGAGATCGAGGGCCGCGAGAACAAGCTCCAGACCATGAACAAGACCCTCCAGGAAGCGGAGGAGAAATACCGGTCCATCTTCGAGAACGCCATCGAGGGCATCTTCCAGGCCACCCCGGACGGCGTGCTTCGCCGGGCCAACCCGGCCATGGCCCGCATCTTCGGCTACGACTCCCTGGACGAGTTCCTGTCCAACGTCCGCTCCCTGAGCTCCCGGATCATGGTCAACCCGGACCACATGCAAGGGTTCTTCGACCGCGTGCGCGACCAGGGCGAGGTCAAGCGGTTCGAGGCCGAGTACTACCGCCGCGACGGCAAGACCATCTGGGGCTCCCTCAACGCCCGGGCCATCCACGACGAGCGGGGCAACTTCGTGTTCGTGGACGGCATCCTCGAGGACATCACCGACCGCAAGAAGGCCGAGCAGGACCTGGCCGACCTGAACCGCCACCTGGAACAGTTGGTCCGCGAGCGCACCGAGGACCTGGTCAACAAGGCCCGCGAGCTGGAGGAGGCCAACCAGCGGCTGCGCGAACTGGACGAGATGAAGTCCGCCTTCCTCTCCTCGGTCTCCCACGAGCTGCGCACACCCCTGACCTCCATCCTGGGCTTCGCCAAACTCCTGAACAAGGAGTTCACGCGCAACTTCCTGCCCCTGGTCAGCCCGGAAGGCGCCCTGGCGCGCAAGGGCAAGCGCATCCGCGAGAACCTGGCCATCATCAGCCACGAGGGCGAACGGTTGACCCGGCTGATCAACGACGTCCTCGACCTGAACAAGATCGAGTCCGGCTCCATGGGCTGGCGCGACGAGGAGCTGGACATGAACGAGGTCATCGAGGTGGCCGCCAGTTCGGTCTCGGGCATGTTCGCCCAGACCACCCTGGAGCTGCGCACCGAGATCCAGCCGGGCCTGCCGCACATTGTGGCCGACCGCGACCGCATGCAGCAGGTGCTCATCAACCTGCTCAACAACGCCTCCAAGTTCACGGAAAAGGGCTCGGTCACCCTGCGCGCCTTCCCGCGCTTCAGCCAGCTGCGCGTGGAGGTGGTGGACACCGGCACCGGCATCCACCCCGAGGACCAGTCCCAGATCTTCGAGAAGTTCCACCAGACCCACACCGACGACACCATGGTCAACAAGCCCAAGGGCACCGGCCTGGGCCTGACCATCTGCCGCGAGATCATCGAGCACTACGGCGGCCGCATCTGGGTCGAGTCCGAAGTCGGCGTAGGCTCCACCTTCATATTTACTTTGCCTGCGATGCAATAA
- a CDS encoding RHS repeat domain-containing protein, producing MAAPYMCETRRGPDGRIVEKTETVRGRKSVWAYAYDGDGRLTEAKLDGRVICQCWYDREGRRVRDYLPATAGANYRDYQYTQDNRLMRAGSGQYSHDERGFRSIWSDRGVYTLYEYSPDYRLLKAEEEGRNKALTFDHDDDGRRSAKYLNGQLVEAYRWLDFVRLAAFHDGRHGYEFAYREGERTPYAMRRDDGTVAGLLYDQVGSLRVVADVDGNVIKEVLYDPFGGIIEDTNPSLRLPIGFAGGLHDRDLGFVRFGWRDYDVRTGRWTAPDPIGDKGGDPDWYGYCLDDPVNMHDPMGLFAWIPLAGAAIGAGSNAYDNWDDWRSGKMSTGDYATSVGLGAVTGAVSTMGGGIGSTLLLGGGSAALNEVGNQYIRTGKVDDVGKVAAAAGSGVIGGAAGKIGKSVGKNFGRITPSMTIPPKPLKDASNLGSVVSSTVGTEMTDDWLNKALDKQK from the coding sequence ATGGCAGCACCGTATATGTGTGAGACGAGGCGCGGCCCGGACGGGCGCATTGTGGAGAAAACCGAGACCGTCAGGGGGCGGAAGTCCGTCTGGGCCTACGCCTATGACGGGGACGGACGGCTGACCGAGGCCAAACTGGACGGGCGGGTCATCTGCCAGTGCTGGTACGACCGGGAGGGCCGCCGGGTGCGGGACTATCTGCCCGCCACGGCCGGGGCGAATTATCGGGATTACCAGTATACTCAGGACAACCGGCTGATGCGCGCCGGGTCCGGGCAGTATTCCCACGACGAGCGCGGCTTCCGGTCCATCTGGTCGGACAGGGGCGTGTACACCCTGTACGAGTACAGCCCGGACTACCGGCTGCTCAAGGCCGAGGAGGAGGGCCGGAACAAGGCCTTGACCTTTGACCACGACGATGACGGGCGGCGCTCGGCCAAGTACCTGAACGGGCAGTTGGTCGAGGCCTACCGGTGGCTCGACTTCGTGCGTCTGGCCGCGTTCCACGACGGGCGGCACGGTTACGAGTTCGCCTACCGCGAGGGCGAGCGCACGCCCTACGCCATGCGCCGGGACGACGGGACCGTGGCCGGGCTCTTATATGACCAGGTCGGCTCCCTGCGCGTGGTTGCCGACGTGGACGGAAACGTGATAAAGGAGGTCCTGTACGATCCCTTCGGCGGGATCATCGAGGACACCAACCCGAGCCTGCGCCTGCCCATCGGCTTCGCGGGCGGCCTCCACGACCGGGACCTGGGGTTCGTCCGCTTCGGCTGGCGCGACTATGACGTCAGGACCGGCCGCTGGACCGCGCCCGACCCCATCGGGGACAAGGGCGGCGACCCGGACTGGTACGGGTATTGTCTGGACGACCCGGTGAACATGCATGACCCCATGGGGTTGTTTGCTTGGATCCCGCTGGCAGGAGCCGCGATTGGTGCAGGCTCCAATGCCTATGACAATTGGGATGATTGGAGAAGCGGCAAGATGAGCACAGGCGACTATGCCACATCCGTTGGCCTGGGAGCTGTAACCGGCGCAGTGAGCACCATGGGCGGGGGTATAGGTTCAACCCTTCTGCTTGGTGGCGGCTCTGCCGCCTTGAACGAAGTTGGGAACCAGTACATCAGGACAGGCAAAGTCGATGATGTTGGGAAAGTTGCTGCAGCTGCTGGGAGCGGAGTAATCGGAGGGGCTGCCGGGAAGATCGGCAAGAGCGTCGGAAAGAACTTCGGCAGGATTACACCTTCCATGACGATCCCCCCCAAACCCCTCAAGGATGCGAGCAATCTTGGAAGTGTTGTGAGTTCAACTGTCGGCACGGAGATGACTGACGACTGGCTCAACAAGGCTTTGGACAAGCAAAAATAA
- a CDS encoding RHS repeat-associated core domain-containing protein, whose protein sequence is MFDLLWRVSGGILADTNPSLRLPLGFAGGLHDRDLGFVRFGWRDYDVRTGRWTAPDPIGDKGGDPDWYGYCLDDPVNGVDPAGLEGGFWDGVKKIGAGFGKLWDKAPAGIGEAVTKGVKGAGKALSKTADAFATNKDLQKYTAIALGAGALPIVAATGSAVVPAAIGAAMQHPDTLATMSKATVDFANGYFDEGPPPPSWPGYLGGLLGKAKDIHKKKK, encoded by the coding sequence GTGTTTGATTTGTTGTGGCGAGTGTCGGGCGGAATTTTAGCGGACACCAACCCGAGCCTGCGCCTGCCCCTCGGCTTTGCGGGCGGCCTGCACGACCGGGACCTGGGCTTCGTCCGCTTCGGCTGGCGCGACTATGACGTCAGGACCGGCCGCTGGACCGCGCCCGACCCTATCGGCGACAAGGGCGGCGACCCGGACTGGTACGGGTATTGTCTGGACGACCCGGTGAACGGGGTTGATCCGGCGGGGTTGGAAGGCGGGTTTTGGGATGGGGTCAAGAAAATCGGAGCGGGCTTCGGCAAGCTGTGGGACAAGGCCCCGGCCGGTATCGGTGAGGCCGTTACCAAGGGCGTGAAGGGGGCTGGCAAGGCATTGAGCAAAACGGCGGACGCCTTTGCCACCAACAAGGATTTGCAAAAATATACGGCGATCGCCTTAGGTGCGGGGGCTCTCCCCATCGTGGCGGCGACAGGCTCGGCAGTGGTGCCGGCGGCCATCGGAGCCGCCATGCAGCACCCGGACACGCTCGCAACCATGTCAAAAGCGACTGTCGATTTTGCGAATGGATACTTCGACGAAGGCCCGCCGCCGCCTTCCTGGCCCGGCTATCTCGGAGGGCTACTCGGAAAAGCGAAAGATATCCACAAGAAAAAGAAGTGA